From the genome of Bacteroides sp. MSB163, one region includes:
- a CDS encoding zinc-dependent metalloprotease has translation MRLKTILLTTVATGTLICEPVMAYAVDSTPDSMGWFRKKKKSEPNDSVKSKNEYEKLTGDGSIIHRGMFNVYQKKNDYYFEVPVDLLGRDMLVVNKLQRVPSELNEAGVNRGTNYENQMVRFEQDKATNKLLIRQSRPLPLAPAGDAISQSVRDNYISPLIAGFKIEAFNNDSTTMVIKVNDIYDGTETSINNVFTNINLGTSSIKNLSRILSIKAFENNVVATSELTTKVTEGTTSVYVTVEVSSSLMLLPETPMTGRLDNARVGYFTNPLLSYSDGQQRVSKQQFITRWRLEPKPEDRERYLRGELVEPAKPIVFYIENSTPYRWRKYIKQGIEDWQVAFERAGFKNAIIAKEITDSMTVDMDDVNYSVLTYAASTKANAMGPSILDPRSGEILEADIMWWHNVLNMLQEWITVQTGTVRPEARGIKLSDELMGDAMRFVACHEVGHSLGLRHNMMGSWAFPTDSLRSKSFTDRMNSTSSSIMDYARFNYVAQPGDGITALSPHIGPYDIFAIEYGYRWYGKENPEEEKDLLYDFLSRHTDRLYKYSEAQDVRDAVDPRAQNEDLGDDTVRSSQYGIANLKRIVPEIIKWTTTGEKGQTYEEASRLYYAVINQWNNYLYHVLANIGGIYIENTTVGDGQKTYTFVEKEKQQAALKFLLDEVLTYPKWLFDTEVGEYTYLLRNTPLGVVENAPTQILKNAQSYILWDLLSNNRLVRMLENEAVNGKKAFTAVELMDGLHRSIFATTERGALPDVMTRTLQKNFLDALITAAAESEGVKINKKLMDNHFLLDNQLPLCSCDEHAHRSLDADRMGARRELNFYGSQLNRISDAISVKRGELLRIKDLLQSRLGISDVATKYHYKDMILRINTALGI, from the coding sequence ATGAGACTAAAAACAATTCTGCTAACTACAGTGGCTACAGGCACCTTGATATGTGAACCTGTTATGGCATACGCTGTAGATTCCACACCCGATTCTATGGGATGGTTCCGAAAGAAAAAGAAGAGTGAACCAAACGACAGTGTTAAATCCAAAAACGAGTACGAGAAACTGACCGGAGACGGTAGCATCATTCACCGTGGTATGTTCAATGTGTACCAGAAAAAGAACGATTATTATTTTGAGGTACCGGTGGACTTACTGGGCAGGGATATGTTGGTAGTGAACAAGCTCCAACGCGTTCCTTCCGAACTGAACGAGGCCGGAGTGAACCGTGGTACGAATTATGAAAACCAAATGGTACGCTTCGAACAGGATAAGGCGACGAATAAGTTGCTTATCCGCCAAAGCCGCCCTCTCCCCCTCGCTCCTGCCGGAGACGCAATCAGCCAGTCAGTACGTGACAACTACATCTCACCATTGATAGCCGGCTTCAAGATTGAGGCATTCAATAATGACTCTACGACGATGGTTATCAAGGTGAATGATATTTATGATGGAACAGAGACGAGTATCAACAACGTATTTACCAATATCAACCTGGGAACGTCTTCCATCAAAAACCTTTCACGTATCCTTTCCATCAAAGCATTCGAGAATAATGTGGTGGCCACGTCCGAGCTGACAACGAAAGTGACCGAAGGAACGACTTCCGTCTACGTAACCGTTGAAGTCAGTTCTTCACTGATGTTACTGCCGGAAACACCTATGACCGGTAGACTGGATAATGCCCGTGTAGGGTATTTTACCAATCCTTTGCTCAGTTACAGCGACGGACAACAACGGGTCAGCAAGCAACAGTTCATTACCCGCTGGCGTCTGGAGCCTAAACCGGAAGACCGCGAACGGTATCTGCGGGGCGAATTGGTGGAGCCGGCCAAGCCGATTGTATTTTATATAGAAAACTCTACTCCGTATCGTTGGCGCAAGTATATCAAACAAGGTATTGAAGACTGGCAGGTGGCATTTGAACGTGCCGGATTCAAGAATGCCATTATCGCCAAAGAAATCACCGACAGCATGACGGTAGATATGGATGATGTGAATTACTCCGTACTGACCTATGCAGCCTCCACCAAAGCAAACGCTATGGGGCCGTCTATTCTGGACCCCCGATCAGGGGAAATCCTGGAAGCGGACATTATGTGGTGGCACAATGTACTAAATATGCTTCAGGAATGGATCACCGTACAAACAGGTACTGTACGCCCGGAAGCCCGCGGCATCAAGCTGTCCGATGAACTGATGGGAGACGCCATGCGTTTTGTAGCCTGCCACGAAGTAGGTCACTCTTTAGGGTTACGCCACAATATGATGGGATCATGGGCATTCCCCACCGATTCCTTGCGCTCCAAGTCATTCACCGACCGGATGAATTCGACCTCTTCTTCCATCATGGATTATGCCCGTTTCAACTACGTGGCACAACCCGGTGACGGAATAACCGCTCTTTCACCGCATATCGGTCCTTACGATATCTTCGCCATCGAATACGGTTACCGTTGGTATGGAAAAGAAAATCCGGAAGAAGAAAAGGATTTACTTTATGATTTCCTGAGCCGCCATACCGACCGCCTGTATAAATACAGCGAAGCGCAGGATGTACGCGATGCCGTAGATCCCCGTGCACAGAACGAAGATCTGGGTGATGACACCGTACGTTCTTCCCAATATGGTATTGCAAACCTGAAGCGGATCGTTCCCGAAATTATAAAATGGACGACGACCGGAGAAAAAGGACAGACTTATGAAGAAGCTTCCCGCTTATACTATGCCGTAATCAATCAATGGAATAATTATCTGTACCATGTACTCGCCAACATCGGTGGTATCTATATAGAAAATACAACTGTGGGTGACGGACAGAAGACTTATACTTTTGTAGAAAAAGAAAAGCAACAAGCTGCCCTGAAGTTCTTACTGGATGAAGTGCTGACTTATCCGAAGTGGTTATTCGACACAGAAGTAGGTGAATATACCTATCTGCTTCGTAACACTCCGCTGGGTGTTGTAGAAAATGCACCGACGCAGATATTGAAGAATGCCCAGTCCTATATCCTGTGGGATCTTTTATCCAACAACCGCCTGGTACGTATGCTTGAAAACGAAGCGGTAAATGGTAAAAAGGCTTTTACTGCCGTAGAACTGATGGATGGTTTACATCGTAGCATTTTTGCCACAACGGAACGGGGAGCATTGCCTGACGTCATGACACGCACCTTGCAGAAAAACTTCCTGGATGCCTTGATTACGGCCGCTGCCGAAAGCGAAGGAGTAAAAATCAACAAGAAGTTAATGGACAATCATTTCCTGCTGGATAACCAGTTACCGCTTTGCAGTTGTGATGAACATGCTCATCGCTCGTTGGATGCAGACCGGATGGGTGCCCGCCGCGAATTGAATTTCTACGGCTCACAACTGAACCGCATCTCAGATGCCATTTCCGTGAAACGGGGCGAATTGTTGCGGATCAAGGATCTGCTTCAAAGCCGCCTGGGAATATCAGATGTGGCAACCAAATATCATTATAAAGACATGATTCTCCGTATCAACACGGCATTAGGAATTTAA
- a CDS encoding DUF4434 domain-containing protein, which yields MKKKFQMIGFALSVLLVALPVVTVGADNAASDKQKKEKTTESALGVKPVTGSWINLAYKDVRNKYTNPQSFDNMDPKLWEAKVRELSAMGIEYLVLMEVANEGKSYYPSQIMPWWYNKDKKSPVDAILDEAAKHNMKIFMSSGWAKDQDDNLLDPAIKERQLRIMEELASLYKNHKAFYGWYLPVEDCLCPIFAEHAVQSVNTLSEKAKKLAPGKKTLISPYGIGLSEFDNPEYEKQMQKLKVDIIAYQDEVGCVRDQFTLPRLKKNWQRLRDIHNRLNIEMWANCETFTWEEGTNDRTSALIPAAYPRLLSQQVAASAAGVDKIISFMFYGIIENPESKYQLGQPVWSNKVYADYMDWKNGKEYWKLMEAAFMEKLVNGAAPEMMLGKAGLQPLLDGKVAEEDSKDARWVKFEAGYHEFVVDLQKKTRVQKAMLRMLNYNPEKIGMPMKTYLYTSIDGKEYNLSSIKDAPYFPNNKHDAWIESILFDQLDENVRYVKVAFEAPQQVYIDELFINPVLK from the coding sequence ATGAAGAAGAAATTTCAAATGATAGGATTTGCTCTGTCAGTTTTATTAGTTGCGTTACCGGTAGTTACGGTGGGTGCGGATAATGCCGCTTCCGACAAACAGAAAAAAGAGAAAACCACCGAGTCGGCTTTGGGTGTGAAACCTGTTACAGGTAGCTGGATCAACCTGGCATACAAGGATGTACGTAATAAATATACGAATCCTCAGAGCTTTGATAATATGGACCCGAAATTGTGGGAAGCTAAAGTACGTGAATTGTCGGCTATGGGTATCGAATATCTGGTACTCATGGAGGTTGCCAATGAAGGAAAATCTTATTATCCTTCGCAAATAATGCCTTGGTGGTATAATAAGGATAAGAAAAGTCCTGTGGATGCTATTCTGGATGAAGCAGCCAAACATAATATGAAGATTTTCATGAGTAGTGGCTGGGCAAAGGATCAGGATGATAATCTGCTTGATCCGGCAATTAAGGAACGGCAGCTCCGGATCATGGAAGAGTTGGCATCTCTTTATAAAAACCACAAAGCCTTTTATGGCTGGTATTTACCGGTAGAAGATTGCCTTTGTCCTATTTTTGCGGAGCATGCGGTGCAGTCGGTAAATACCTTATCAGAGAAGGCTAAAAAATTGGCTCCGGGCAAGAAAACCCTGATCTCTCCTTATGGAATCGGATTGTCAGAATTTGATAATCCGGAATATGAGAAGCAAATGCAGAAACTGAAAGTGGATATTATTGCCTATCAGGATGAAGTGGGGTGTGTACGCGATCAGTTCACACTTCCCCGTCTGAAGAAGAACTGGCAGAGATTGCGTGATATTCATAACCGCCTGAATATTGAAATGTGGGCAAATTGTGAGACTTTCACTTGGGAAGAGGGTACCAATGACCGTACTTCTGCCTTGATTCCGGCAGCCTATCCGAGGCTGCTGTCCCAGCAGGTTGCAGCATCTGCGGCGGGGGTTGATAAGATCATTTCATTTATGTTCTACGGTATCATTGAGAATCCTGAGTCAAAGTATCAGTTGGGACAACCTGTCTGGTCGAACAAAGTTTATGCTGACTATATGGACTGGAAGAACGGAAAGGAATATTGGAAACTGATGGAAGCAGCATTTATGGAGAAATTAGTCAATGGAGCGGCTCCGGAAATGATGCTTGGAAAGGCCGGTTTGCAACCGTTACTGGATGGTAAGGTTGCTGAAGAGGACAGTAAGGATGCCCGCTGGGTGAAGTTCGAGGCCGGCTATCATGAATTTGTAGTGGATCTGCAAAAGAAAACCCGTGTTCAGAAAGCTATGTTGCGTATGCTGAATTATAATCCGGAAAAAATAGGTATGCCGATGAAGACATATCTGTATACTTCAATAGACGGTAAAGAGTATAATCTGTCTTCCATAAAAGACGCCCCTTATTTCCCGAACAACAAGCATGATGCCTGGATTGAAAGCATATTGTTTGACCAGCTGGATGAAAATGTACGCTATGTAAAGGTCGCTTTTGAAGCTCCGCAACAGGTATATATAGATGAGTTGTTTATTAATCCGGTCCTGAAATAA
- the dnaJ gene encoding molecular chaperone DnaJ translates to MEKRDYYEVLEVEKTASVEEIKKAYRKKAIQYHPDKNPGDKVAEEKFKEAAEAYDVLSNADKRARYDQFGHAGMSGAAGNGGPFGGFSGGMSMDDIFSMFGDIFGGHGGGFGGGFSGFGGGSSQRPRFRGSDLRVKVKLNLKEISTGVEKKFKLKKYVACDHCHGSGAEGNGGSETCSTCKGSGTVIRNQQTILGTMQTRTTCPTCGGEGKIIKNKCKVCAGEGIVYGEEVVSVNIPKGVMEGMQLSMSGKGNAGKHNGVPGDLLILVEEEQDKDLIRDENDLIYNLLLSFPTAALGGAVEIPTIDGKVKVKIESGTQPGKVLRLRGKGLPSVNGYGTGDLLVNVSVYVPEALNKDEKKALEEMESSDNFKPNTSIKEKIFKKFKSLFD, encoded by the coding sequence ATGGAAAAAAGAGATTACTACGAAGTACTGGAAGTCGAAAAGACAGCATCGGTAGAAGAAATTAAGAAAGCCTACCGCAAAAAAGCCATTCAATATCATCCTGACAAGAACCCAGGTGACAAAGTGGCGGAAGAAAAATTCAAAGAAGCGGCAGAAGCCTACGATGTACTAAGCAATGCGGACAAGCGTGCCCGTTATGACCAGTTCGGTCATGCCGGAATGAGTGGTGCTGCCGGAAATGGTGGACCGTTCGGCGGTTTTAGCGGTGGCATGTCTATGGATGATATCTTCTCTATGTTCGGAGATATTTTCGGTGGACATGGCGGTGGCTTCGGAGGCGGATTCAGCGGTTTCGGAGGCGGAAGTTCACAACGCCCGCGTTTCCGCGGTTCGGATTTGCGCGTAAAAGTGAAACTGAATCTGAAAGAGATTTCTACCGGAGTAGAAAAGAAGTTCAAACTGAAAAAGTACGTTGCATGTGATCACTGTCACGGTTCAGGGGCTGAGGGTAACGGCGGTTCGGAAACCTGCTCGACCTGTAAAGGTAGCGGTACGGTAATCCGTAACCAACAGACAATTCTTGGCACGATGCAGACACGTACTACCTGTCCGACTTGTGGCGGTGAAGGCAAAATCATCAAGAATAAATGTAAAGTATGTGCCGGAGAAGGTATCGTTTACGGCGAAGAAGTGGTAAGCGTAAATATTCCTAAAGGCGTAATGGAAGGTATGCAGCTTTCTATGAGCGGAAAAGGAAATGCCGGAAAACACAACGGTGTTCCGGGCGACTTGCTGATTCTTGTAGAAGAGGAACAGGACAAAGATCTGATTCGCGACGAAAATGACTTGATTTACAACCTGCTTCTCAGCTTCCCGACAGCCGCTTTAGGCGGTGCGGTAGAAATACCAACCATTGACGGAAAGGTGAAGGTCAAGATCGAATCGGGTACACAGCCGGGTAAAGTGCTCCGCCTACGCGGAAAAGGTCTGCCAAGTGTAAACGGATACGGTACGGGAGATTTATTGGTAAATGTCAGCGTATATGTACCGGAAGCGCTTAACAAAGACGAGAAAAAAGCACTTGAAGAAATGGAAAGCTCGGATAACTTCAAGCCCAATACTTCGATTAAGGAAAAGATTTTCAAGAAGTTCAAGAGTTTGTTTGACTAA
- a CDS encoding NPCBM/NEW2 domain-containing protein, whose protein sequence is MKTGKNVIIALALWANLWFVSSCNNGPKREVWLDEVYKDSCFVQDWGIPQINQSVVWTPLTVNGVVYERGIGAHSISRMLYDLGGKAVSVSGLVGADDNNLYAGKLQFKIIGDKKELWKSGVMRKGDPVKEFNVSLSGIDKVLLLVEECGDGIMYDHADWLNVKFVTRGEITPIPAWPKPVAKEKYILTPEAPETPRINNPLVYGARPGNPFLMTIMASGNRPMTFEASGLPAGLKLDTSTGFITGKTELRGDFKVLLKAMNEKGVAEKEITLKIGDRIALTPPMGWNSWNCWGLSVDDEKVREAARMMNEKLHAYGWTYVNIDDGWEAAERTKQGELLSNEKFPDFKGLADYIHSLGLKFGIYSSPGPTTCGDYLGSYQHEEIDARTWGRWGVDYLKYDHCGYHAVQKDSEEKTIREPYIVMRDALDKVDRDIVYCVGYGAPNVWNWAREAGGELWRTTRDITDEWNVVTAIGCFQDVCAQATAPGNYNDPDMLVVGKLGKAWREKVHESALTPDEQYSHISLWCILSAPLLIGCDMSDIDDFTLSLLTNNEVIAVNQDPLAAPATKLLTDNGQIWYKKLYDGSYAVGFFQIDPYFILWDQDEAEAIQMKTYDFELALKQLGITGKVSVRDLWRQKDLGEYNGEFRTQVPYHGVSFVKITPVE, encoded by the coding sequence ATGAAAACTGGGAAAAACGTAATTATTGCATTGGCTCTTTGGGCAAACTTGTGGTTTGTTTCCTCTTGTAATAACGGGCCGAAGCGTGAAGTCTGGTTGGATGAAGTTTATAAGGACTCCTGTTTTGTGCAGGATTGGGGAATACCGCAGATAAATCAGTCTGTGGTATGGACTCCGCTTACGGTAAATGGTGTTGTGTATGAGCGGGGTATCGGAGCTCATTCCATCAGCCGTATGCTGTATGATTTGGGGGGTAAAGCCGTTTCAGTAAGTGGCTTGGTTGGAGCGGATGATAACAACCTGTATGCCGGTAAATTGCAGTTCAAGATAATCGGAGATAAAAAAGAACTTTGGAAAAGCGGTGTGATGCGGAAGGGCGATCCCGTAAAAGAGTTCAATGTCAGCCTCTCCGGCATTGATAAAGTGTTGCTATTGGTTGAAGAATGTGGCGATGGCATTATGTACGACCATGCTGACTGGTTGAATGTGAAGTTTGTGACTCGTGGAGAGATTACCCCGATACCTGCCTGGCCGAAGCCTGTGGCTAAGGAGAAGTACATTCTGACACCGGAAGCTCCGGAAACTCCACGGATTAATAATCCTCTGGTATATGGCGCCCGTCCGGGAAATCCGTTCCTGATGACGATTATGGCAAGTGGTAACCGGCCAATGACTTTTGAAGCGTCAGGACTCCCTGCCGGACTGAAATTAGATACTTCCACCGGCTTTATTACGGGAAAAACCGAACTTAGAGGAGATTTCAAAGTGCTTCTGAAAGCCATGAACGAAAAAGGTGTAGCCGAAAAAGAAATTACCTTGAAAATAGGAGACCGGATTGCTCTGACTCCTCCGATGGGATGGAACAGTTGGAATTGCTGGGGACTTTCTGTAGATGATGAGAAAGTGCGCGAGGCTGCCCGCATGATGAATGAAAAGTTGCATGCATACGGATGGACGTATGTGAATATTGATGACGGCTGGGAAGCTGCCGAACGTACCAAGCAGGGAGAATTGCTTTCCAATGAGAAATTCCCTGATTTTAAAGGCTTGGCTGATTATATTCATTCTCTGGGATTGAAATTCGGTATTTATTCTTCACCGGGACCGACAACATGTGGTGATTATCTGGGCAGTTATCAGCATGAGGAAATAGATGCACGGACCTGGGGCAGATGGGGAGTAGATTATCTCAAATATGATCATTGCGGATATCATGCGGTTCAGAAGGATTCAGAAGAGAAAACAATCCGCGAACCCTATATTGTTATGCGTGATGCATTGGATAAAGTGGATCGGGACATTGTCTATTGTGTGGGATATGGTGCTCCCAATGTCTGGAATTGGGCAAGGGAGGCAGGAGGTGAGCTGTGGCGCACCACCCGTGACATTACTGATGAATGGAATGTGGTGACAGCCATCGGTTGTTTTCAGGATGTTTGTGCTCAGGCTACTGCACCGGGGAACTATAATGATCCCGATATGCTGGTGGTAGGAAAACTGGGTAAGGCTTGGAGAGAGAAGGTTCATGAATCGGCTCTGACTCCTGATGAACAATATTCCCATATTTCTCTATGGTGCATTCTTTCCGCTCCGCTGTTGATCGGTTGTGATATGTCCGATATAGATGATTTTACGTTGAGTTTACTGACAAATAATGAAGTGATTGCTGTGAATCAGGACCCGTTGGCAGCACCGGCCACAAAATTGCTGACTGATAATGGGCAGATATGGTATAAGAAACTATATGATGGATCGTATGCAGTAGGATTCTTCCAGATAGATCCTTATTTTATCTTGTGGGATCAGGATGAGGCTGAAGCTATCCAGATGAAGACGTATGATTTCGAATTAGCTCTCAAGCAACTGGGAATTACTGGCAAAGTATCTGTTCGCGATCTGTGGCGGCAAAAAGATTTGGGGGAATATAATGGGGAGTTCCGGACACAGGTTCCCTATCATGGAGTTTCTTTTGTGAAGATAACTCCTGTGGAGTAA
- a CDS encoding RagB/SusD family nutrient uptake outer membrane protein gives MRKIYIMLLMSSVVLLTACDMLDIQPTGKVIPQTLAEYRALIATAYKNVPDARGLACFRSDELYVKNDSWELDRYGKIECWDDFSAPGQTTSFEWKNFYSIMFTANYTIEERNSINEGSEADIDQLIGECYLLRAYMHFLLVNLYGQPYTCPGALETKAVPLKLNSDINEILKKNTVAQIYEAVLSDINDAEKLINKESWEQKFSYRFTTLSVKALRARVHLYMGQWNDAYKAAESVLAEKNTLEDFNDEAFILPNNYQSVENITALERGMSSNYTQAAVLSEDLAASYGEGDLRLDAYFKPADKNGYRFSQKSGKDDFRCSFRVGEMYLNSAEAAAQSDKLPQARTRLLELMEKRYTPEAYAAKATAVNAMAKEALIEEILNERKRELAFEGHRWFDLRRTTRPRIEKVLKGGTYVLEQDDQRYTIQIPREAIAANPELAN, from the coding sequence ATGAGAAAGATATATATCATGTTATTGATGAGCAGTGTAGTATTGCTGACTGCTTGCGATATGTTGGATATCCAGCCTACGGGAAAAGTGATACCTCAGACCTTAGCTGAGTACAGAGCGCTGATTGCCACAGCTTATAAAAATGTTCCCGATGCCAGAGGACTCGCCTGCTTCCGTTCTGATGAACTGTATGTAAAAAATGATAGTTGGGAGCTGGACCGTTACGGAAAAATTGAGTGTTGGGATGACTTCAGCGCACCGGGACAGACTACTTCCTTTGAATGGAAGAACTTTTATAGTATCATGTTCACCGCAAACTATACCATAGAAGAACGGAATTCAATTAATGAAGGAAGCGAAGCGGACATCGACCAATTAATCGGTGAATGTTATCTGCTCCGTGCCTACATGCATTTCCTGTTGGTAAATCTCTACGGACAGCCTTATACCTGTCCGGGAGCGTTAGAAACGAAAGCAGTGCCACTGAAACTGAACAGCGATATCAACGAAATTCTGAAGAAAAATACAGTCGCACAGATTTACGAGGCTGTACTTTCGGATATCAATGATGCAGAAAAACTGATTAATAAGGAATCCTGGGAACAGAAGTTTTCTTATCGTTTCACCACCTTATCCGTAAAAGCCCTCCGTGCCCGTGTACATTTGTATATGGGGCAATGGAACGATGCGTATAAAGCAGCCGAATCTGTTCTTGCCGAAAAGAATACACTGGAAGATTTCAATGACGAAGCGTTCATTTTGCCAAACAACTACCAGTCCGTAGAGAATATTACGGCTTTGGAACGCGGCATGTCCTCCAACTATACGCAGGCGGCTGTTCTGTCCGAAGATTTGGCAGCTTCATACGGAGAGGGGGATTTGCGTCTGGATGCTTACTTCAAACCGGCTGACAAGAACGGCTACCGTTTTAGCCAGAAGAGTGGAAAAGATGATTTCCGTTGTTCTTTCCGTGTAGGCGAAATGTATCTGAACTCAGCAGAAGCGGCTGCACAATCGGACAAACTGCCTCAGGCACGCACCCGTTTGTTGGAGTTAATGGAGAAACGCTATACACCGGAGGCATACGCAGCCAAAGCTACCGCCGTCAATGCCATGGCTAAAGAGGCATTGATAGAGGAAATCCTGAACGAACGTAAACGTGAACTCGCTTTCGAAGGACACCGTTGGTTTGACCTGCGCCGTACAACCCGCCCACGCATCGAGAAAGTTCTCAAAGGAGGAACCTATGTGCTGGAACAGGATGACCAACGCTATACAATTCAGATTCCGAGAGAAGCAATAGCGGCTAATCCGGAGTTGGCTAATTAA
- a CDS encoding nucleotide exchange factor GrpE: MKTNPFYKYNKNRNMDPKEKENINEEELMSEAAQEEAAENNEEVREEETQEETPLTEEERLANELEEANKTIEDQKDKYLRLSAEFDNYRKRTMKEKAELILNGAEKTISSILPIVDDFERALKNMETATDVAAVKEGVELIYNKFMSVLGQDGVKVIETKDKPLDTDFHEAIAVIPAPDKSLKGKILDCVQTGYTLNDKVIRHAKVVVGE; this comes from the coding sequence ATGAAAACAAATCCTTTTTATAAGTATAATAAGAATAGAAATATGGACCCGAAAGAAAAAGAAAACATCAACGAAGAAGAGTTAATGTCCGAAGCTGCTCAGGAAGAAGCCGCGGAGAATAATGAAGAAGTTCGTGAAGAAGAAACGCAGGAGGAAACTCCTCTGACAGAAGAAGAAAGACTTGCCAACGAGCTGGAAGAGGCTAACAAAACGATAGAAGACCAAAAAGATAAATATCTGCGCCTCTCCGCCGAGTTTGACAACTATCGCAAACGCACCATGAAGGAAAAGGCCGAGCTGATTCTGAACGGTGCCGAAAAAACCATCAGCAGCATTCTTCCTATTGTAGACGACTTCGAACGCGCCCTGAAAAACATGGAAACTGCCACAGACGTAGCAGCCGTGAAAGAAGGAGTGGAATTGATTTATAATAAGTTCATGTCTGTATTGGGACAGGACGGCGTGAAGGTGATTGAGACCAAAGACAAACCTCTTGACACCGATTTTCACGAAGCAATCGCCGTTATCCCTGCACCGGACAAATCCCTGAAAGGGAAAATCCTGGATTGCGTACAGACCGGCTACACGCTAAACGACAAAGTAATCCGCCATGCCAAAGTGGTGGTAGGAGAATAA
- a CDS encoding ABC-F family ATP-binding cassette domain-containing protein — MITVSNVSVQFGKRVLFNDVNLKFTSGNCYGIIGANGAGKSTFLRAISGDLDPTTGSIMLGPGERLSVLSQDHFKWDALTVMDTVMMGHTVLWDIMKQREVLYAKEDFTDEDGLKVSELEERFAELDGWNAESDAAALLSGLGIKEDKHYVLMGDLSGKEKVRVMLAQALFGNPDNLLLDEPTNDLDMETVMWLEDYLANFEHTVLVVSHDRHFLDSVCTHTVDIDYGKINLFAGNYSFWYESSQLALRQQQNQKAKAEEKKKELEEFIRRFSANVAKSKQTTSRKKMLEKLNVEEIKPSSRKYPGIIFTPEREPGNQILEVSGLTKTLEDGTVLFRDVNFNIEKGDKVVFLSRDPRAMTSLFEIINEEMKPDAGTFSWGVTITTAYLPLDNTRYFNTDLNLVDWLSQFGEGNEVYMKSFLGRMLFSGEEVLKKASVLSGGEKMRCMIARMQLRNANCLILDTPTNHLDLESIQAFNNNLKTYRGNILFSSHDHEFIQTVANRIIELTPNGIIDKMMEYDEYITSDHIKELRAKMYN; from the coding sequence ATGATTACAGTCTCTAATGTTTCCGTACAGTTTGGAAAAAGGGTGTTATTTAATGATGTAAACCTGAAGTTTACAAGTGGAAACTGCTATGGTATTATCGGTGCCAATGGTGCCGGAAAATCTACCTTCTTGCGTGCTATATCCGGTGATTTGGACCCTACGACCGGTTCTATTATGTTAGGTCCGGGTGAACGCCTCTCCGTATTAAGTCAGGACCACTTTAAGTGGGATGCACTTACGGTAATGGATACCGTGATGATGGGGCATACTGTTTTGTGGGATATCATGAAACAGCGCGAAGTGCTTTATGCCAAAGAAGATTTCACGGATGAGGACGGTTTGAAGGTTTCCGAATTGGAAGAAAGATTTGCGGAACTGGACGGCTGGAATGCAGAAAGCGATGCGGCGGCTTTGTTGAGCGGTCTGGGCATTAAAGAAGATAAGCATTATGTGCTGATGGGTGACCTCAGCGGCAAGGAGAAGGTACGTGTGATGCTGGCACAGGCTTTGTTTGGTAATCCGGATAACTTATTGCTGGATGAGCCTACCAATGACCTGGATATGGAAACCGTGATGTGGCTGGAAGATTATCTGGCTAATTTTGAACATACGGTGTTGGTTGTGAGTCACGACCGTCACTTCCTCGACTCTGTCTGCACGCACACAGTAGACATCGACTATGGTAAGATTAACCTGTTTGCCGGTAACTATAGTTTCTGGTATGAATCAAGCCAGTTAGCCCTCCGCCAGCAACAGAACCAGAAGGCTAAGGCAGAAGAGAAGAAGAAAGAGTTGGAAGAATTTATTCGCCGTTTCAGTGCCAATGTGGCGAAGAGCAAGCAGACTACCAGCCGTAAGAAGATGTTGGAGAAACTGAATGTGGAAGAAATCAAGCCTTCTTCGCGTAAGTATCCGGGCATTATCTTTACTCCCGAGCGTGAACCGGGTAACCAGATTCTGGAAGTTTCCGGACTGACCAAGACTTTGGAAGACGGTACTGTGCTTTTCCGCGATGTAAACTTCAATATAGAGAAAGGGGATAAGGTGGTGTTCCTTTCCCGCGATCCCCGTGCCATGACTTCATTGTTTGAGATTATAAATGAAGAAATGAAGCCGGATGCAGGAACTTTCAGTTGGGGTGTCACTATTACTACGGCATATTTGCCGCTGGATAATACCCGGTATTTCAATACGGATCTGAATCTGGTGGACTGGTTGAGCCAGTTTGGTGAGGGAAATGAAGTTTATATGAAGAGCTTCCTGGGTCGTATGCTGTTTTCCGGTGAAGAGGTTTTGAAGAAAGCAAGTGTGCTGTCGGGAGGTGAAAAGATGCGTTGTATGATTGCCCGTATGCAGTTGCGTAATGCCAACTGTCTGATTTTAGATACTCCTACCAATCATCTTGATTTGGAGTCCATCCAGGCATTCAATAATAACTTGAAGACGTATAGAGGTAATATCCTGTTCTCTTCTCATGACCACGAGTTCATACAGACCGTTGCCAATCGTATTATCGAGCTGACTCCGAATGGTATTATTGATAAGATGATGGAATATGACGAATACATCACTTCTGACCATATTAAGGAATTAAGAGCTAAAATGTACAATTAA